The Anaerobacillus sp. CMMVII genome contains the following window.
AACAAACTTTGCGAAAACAGCCTTTCTAAATGTAACGAAATTTTTAAAAAGCCCTAGATTAATATCAATAGGAAGACGGTAATATTAGTATTAGGTTATAAAGAAACTCGAAGTGGGGGTGAAATGATGAACAGTCCTTGAGTGGTTACTGGTAAGGTCGTGTACGACCTAATTGATGAACGCTGGTTAAAGAAAAAACCACAACTAGGTAAGCCCTCGAATAAAGTGGTAGTAACTTTTGATGATGGGCCTAGCCGTCAACTTCCTGCTATATTAGATATCCTGGGTGAAAAAAGTGTTCCAGCCATCTTTTTTTGGCAAACAAAATTGTTACATCCTTTACGGCCGTGGCAACGAGTTATTGACGAAGGTCACGAAATTGGGTCTCATACGATTAATCATCAGAACTTAACGAAATTAACATTTAGCGAACAATTTCGGCAAATACTTAGTAGCATTACAAAAATTGAAAAAATAACAGGTAGGAAGGTTCGTTACTTTCGGCCGCCATTTGGTCAATACAATGAAGATACTATGGTAATCTTACAAGAATTAGGTTTAATCCCTGTGATGTGGGAAATCTCGTCTTACGACTGGGAAAATACAGCACAGTCAGAGGATATCATTAATAATGTAGTCAACTATACAAAGAGGGATTCAATTATTTTGCTGCACGAAACAAAGCAAACGGTAGTGGTTCTCCCTAAAATAATTGATGGTCTAAGAAATAAAGGGTTTGAATTTTCTCTCTTAGAATAACTCCTAGAGTTGTATTGGGGCACGAAAAGAAATGAGCCGTAGAGACAAATTCATTTGTCTCTACGGCTTTTGTTTACAAGAGAAAGGTGTGTAGTGCACGGAATAGCATTGATTAATAAGATAAGTTTTTAGCTTACGCCACAAGCTCGCTTGGAAGAACATTTGCTTGTCGGGGCTAAGCGGGGAAAAAGGACAACACTTTTTCCTAGGGAAAAGCACTTCGCTTTTCTATTAAGTAGTTCCGTTTCGGTGTAGAAACATGAGAAATAGCATACTAATTAGCAGACGCATATGAATTGGTCTCTTACTTTTTCCTTGTACATCAACCATTATTTGATATAAACTCATGAATTATCGCACAAAATCGCATCCAAAATAGCATAATGACAATAACTTTTGTCAACATGAAAATTCCTATGTTCAGAAAAATATTGGGGATGTAGATTTTTTTAAACAAATAGTAAAAAGACACTGAAAAAAAACAATATTTCCCCTCAGAAACCTAAATTTGAAATCATCGAGAATGTAATGGTTATTAGCATTAAGAACCATTTAAAAGATGGAGTAGATTTAGATATTTTAAAATTTTAAAACTTATTTACCGAACAATTGGAACTTTAGAAGAGAGCTGAACAAACAAGAAATAGAATTATTAACGCTTATGTAAGTGTCAAGGCATTTTATTTTGATTATAGAAATGAAATGAATACCATTTGGCGATGAATTATTTTACTAAATTTTTAGTGTTTTTACTGATATATGCAAAGTTAGCAGCGGTACACTAATAAAGTAATAAGGTTTACTTCAGTAAAATAAGGTATATTATATTTGTTGAATAGATTTTCTTTAAAGACAAGACAAAAAAAGTAGGTGAACAAAGTGGGAAATATCAATTGGATGCCAAAGGTAAGGTAGCTGTGACAAAGTTTCATGAAAAACAGACGCCTGCCAAATTTGATAAAAAGCAGCAACTTGAAAAAATACGTGCGGAGTATTTGAAAAAGAAGCAAAAACAAACAGATAAATAATATGAATAAAAACATAGGAAGACTAATCTCCCTATGTTTTTCTTATTGAAGTTCTTTTTTTAATTGATGATAGAGTTTATTTCTATCAGGAAATGAATATGAAGGAAATAAGTGATGTCCTCAATATTAGTATAAATACCGTTAAATCAAGACTGTTACGCGGAAAAGATGCTCTAAAAAGAAAACTTGAAAGGGGCGGTAAACTTGAATAACTTTGATAAGAAAATATCAGAAAAAGTGAAAAGTTATTTAGATAACAATGTTGAATTTACGACTGAAGATAGCGAAAAAATTCAAATGAAAATTCAACAAGGTATTCATAAATCAAAAAAGTTTAATCCGTTCTATTGGACAGCATTGGCTTCTGCTGCAGCTATTTTTCTTATAGTAAGCATATCTTTTCTAAAAGTTCCCCTTGTAGGTCCAAAAAACGAGCAGGCTGTACAAAATTCTGGTAATGAAGGGGAAGAATTATCCGTAGACCTGTTTGACATTGCAGAAATGAATATAGGTGCTGAAATGCCTAGACTTTTATATGCTGATGATAAAATAGCGGTGATCGATGGGACATTTGGAGTCATTGTATATAATATGCATGATTCAATGGTTACGAATCGGATTTCGTCTGAACATATGAAGTCATATGACATCTCCATGATGGTAGCATCTGTTTCTCAAGATGGTACAACAATCTATATTGGAAATGATGACATGTCTTTTACTAACGATATTCCATTTACCCATCAATACAATGTTAGCTCTAGAGTCATCAAAGAAATAAATGAACAGCCTTCAGATATGTTTACACCAAAAACTATTGAACAACCTGGTTATAATGAGCAGTACGATAAATATTTCGATTTACAATATCTTACTAGTGACAAAATTGTAGAGTTGAATAATTCGTTTATATATCTACGCTCCTCAGACTGGAATATGAAAAACCTACAAATCGCTATTTGCCACTATGAAGATGGTGAAAGCAAAGTTTTTGATGTGTTCAACTGAGAATTATAGCTAGCTGTCACATTATTCTTATATATGAGTTAATTTCATAATTAAGAGACCTTGCTGAATCAACTTAAATCGACAACGATGATCTAAAGTGATCTTTATGTTTTTGGAGCCCCAAAAATGAAATATATGTTTTCGAGGGGTATTCATTCGCTGTAAAGTAGTTTCAAAATATGCATCAACTTACCATCCTTTACTTCGTAGGTCAACAAATGGAACAAAAGAAGAGAAGGAGAACGCTTGGATAATAAAATCCAAGCGTTGTTGTTTACTATTTGCACTGTTAATAATGGTGCCAAACATATTGTGTTTTAGTAGGATATTTCATCTGTTATTTTAGATTTTCTCGACAGTATCGGAACTACTTACTTTTCTATTAAGCTGCTTTTTGTTTTGGCTTCGTTTTAACAGCTTTATCATTATACTTCGTTATGATCAAACCGACTAACCCTCCTACAAAAGCAGGAACTAGCCATGCTAAACCTAATTCAGAAAAAGGAAGTTGAATAATTAATTTGTCTAAAAGGTTTAGCTTTAATCCGTACATAGTTAGCCCTTCATAGCCACTAACCAAGCAAGTGAATAGGATGGAACCTTGGTACACAAGCTTTGACCCATTAAAGAAACGATGCAGGAATGCAAGCGAAACTAAGACGATTGTAATTGGATAAACCATAACAAGTACCGGGACTGATAAGGTAATGATTTGATTTAAACCGAGGTTAGAGACGAATAAACTAAAAAGAATGATAGCTGTAACACTCGTTTTGTAACTGACTTTTGTCGTATGTTTGGTTACGTATTGGCTACAAGCAATTGTTAAACCGATACATGTGGTAAAACAGGCAAGAAGAACTATAATTCCAAGCAGAACTTTTCCACTTGGTCCAAACAAAAGTTCTGCACCACTTGTAAGAATGGCACTTCCATTTCAAAACTTCCGTAGCTAGCCATTTTAACTCCCAGTAGTCCAATAGCGATGTAGACAAAGGCTAACCCTAGTCCGGCGATAATTCCTATTCGAACCGAATGTTTCATTAACTCGCCTTGGTCATGAATGCCTCGTTCCTTTAAGGCATTTATGACGATAATTCCAAAGGCGAGAGAGCCAATAGTATCCATCGTTAAGTATCCCTCTAAAAAGCCTGTGAAAAATGGAGCGGTGCTATATTTTTCACTAACCTCTTGGGCAGGACCATCTAGCTTAAAAAAGCTAGCAACTGCTAAGCTTACAATCGCAAGTAATAAAGCAGGTGTTAACCATTGTCCAACACGGTCAACAATCTTTGTTGGATTTAAGCAAACGACATAGACAAGAGCAAAGAAGATTAGTGTAAATAAAAATAAGGCAATTGATTCGAAGGTTCCACCTTGTACAAATGGTCTAAAGCCAATCTCATAAGCAACTGTTGCTCCTCGTGGGATTGCAAAAAATGGACCGATGGCAAGGTAAACCACTGTTATAAACACAAAACTAAATAATGGGTGAACACGACTAGCAAGGCCTTCAGCGCCACCTTTCACAAGAGCAATTGCAGCAATTGCTAAGATTGGTAGACCTACCCCAGTTAGCACAAACCCCATGATTGCAAGCCAAAAAGTCGTACCTGATTCCATCCCTAAAAATGGTGGATAAATTAGATTTCCAGCGCCAAAAAATAAAGCAAATAACATAAGTCCAATAAAAAAGTGTCTTTCGTTTTCATGATTTCCTCCTAAGAAATTAAGCTTTAAAATACTAAAAAACCCGCCCCATAAAAGGGACGAGTTAATCGCGATACCACCCTAATTCCGTAAATTACTCCATGAGTAATTTAAAACGGCTCTTCAGCAACATACAGTCATACGTGTTCCAATGTAACGGTGGAAAATTCCGGCAATAGCTTACTAGGTCTTTCAGCTTTGCATCTCAGAGATGATTTTCAGAAATAGCTAAACATTGACTTGCACCCACCGTCAACTCGCTGTAGTTTAGGATTACTCTTACTGTTCTCTTCATAGATTTTAATTCATACAATTTTTTAATAATTATGATTGTATAGTATTTTTCGAACTTTACAAGTGATTTTTGATAAGATTAAATTTTCTGATTTTTAATTCATTTTTGTTAGCTCTTGTAGGACTGCTTTAGAACTAGGTTTATTTGCATTGTAGCTATGAAGGAGCATTCCAGTGATAATAATGACTAGTCCTCCTGTGGCAACAGCGTTCGGTAGTGGGCTAGATAATAATAAAACCTCGCCAATTACTACGAAAATGACTTGTATTGACTGTGTCGCTTCTACAGAAGCGAGCTTGCTATGATCATTCCTGACACGGTTAGTTGCGATAAAGAATAATGATGTTGCAATGACACCCGAACTAATACCAACAATAAACGATTGAATGATTTGGTCTGTCGGTGGTGGTCCGACTTGAACGAAGCCTACTCCCGCAATAATAAACCAGAACGGAAGAGTTGCCAAAGTCATACCGAATACTCTTTGAAATGTATCTAATCTTCCTCCACATACCTCCATCATTTTTCGATTACCTAAAGGATAGGCAAATGCTGCTAGGATAACTGGAAGTACACCAATCAGAATCGAGAAAGAGGAAACACTACCAAAATTTTGAAATTGTAGAAGAATAATCCCAACTAGAATAAAAGAAGAAATAAGTAAAGCGCGGAGTGGAATTTTTTTTCTTACTTTTTCATTTCCATGAACCTCGAAAAATAACGGACCTAATAAAATTCCAGCAACAATGGTGATTTGCCAAGTTCCTGCTACTAACCATCCTGGACCGTAGGCTGCAGCGAAGGTGATTGAGCCGTAAAAAAGCACAAATCCTGTAAAGCTCCAAACTAACCAAGGCAGCGGTTGCTTTACCATTTCATTAAATAACTGCCGCATGTTTTTTCTCAAAAGGACAATCAAAAACAAAGGAGGAACCATGAAGAAAAATCGTAATGAAGAGCTCCAAAGCCAACTTCCGCCAGATAACTCCATTGAACGGTTTAAAATAAATGTAACCGCAAAGAACATGGAGGCCAAAATTCCGATTGCTATTTCTTTCATAAACTCTGCTCACCTACTCACTTCAAAATAAGGTAATTTCATCATACTTAGATTATTAATTAATTGCTAGAAAAATGTTTCTTGAAATAACATATGTTTGTCCAACTGCTCATATAATTGCGTAACGAACAAATTGGGCGGTGGAGAGATGAGCGAGATCATTTATTATAAGAGTGAAAACGGAAGAATAGCTGTTGCGGATGACTATATTCGCATCTCTCACATGAAATTTAAAATAGATGAATTAACCAGTGGCGAAGCTTTAATAGGTAGGCCAGATCAATCAATAAATATAGCCTTAGCAGTAATTGGCGTTTTCTGTATCCTATTAGGGAAAATACGCGCGGGTCAGCTATCACAAATTATTGATGTTAACGTTCTATTCAGTGCTGTGAATTATTTTGATCTAACTGGGCTTGTTATCATTTTACTAGCCTTATTAATGACATTGCCCCAAAAAGAACATTATGCAATGCAGCTAAGATTTAAAAATGGCCGAAAAAAAAATATCGTCTTAAAAGATTTTCAAGACAAGCTTGAAATTAGCGAAATTAACAAAGCTATTAAACAAGCAATTCGTTATGCTACCTATCGTAATGAGACGAAACTGTAGTGAAAACAGTATATTGGGGTTTAGTTTTGAAGTAGAAAAATTAATTAACACATTAAAGGACTACCAATATAGCTCCAATTGGTAGTCCTCTTTTTATTAATTGCACACATAGTTTGGTTTTGTATTGTGAATTATTTAACAAACTTTTTGAGATAATATAAATGAAATGGAGGTGGGAAAGATGCCAAAAAATAATGATCGGGATAATCGCAACAACCGTAACAACCGAAAAAATAATGATGATCCCAATTTTCTTAATGTAAATACTGAATTCGCAGCTGAAAATGATGCACAGGATTTAATTGATAATAATCGTATCGACGACGACAACGATAAATAATCGAAAAAGCTACCACAGAAACCAACTGTGGTAGCTTCAAATTACCTATTCCAAGATGCAGGGTAGGTAACGTGAATAGGAATGACAAGTTGTTCATGGGATTTCTTTAGCATAAATTCAGTTTCAAATGTCATCACTTGATGATTGGCTGTGGTTGTAGTTGTATAATTTGCTTTTCCGCTAGTTTGAACAAATCCCCACTCATCGATGACACCTTCCTCTTCGTTCCAACTACTATCAGAGCCTTTTTCACTCCAATTTTTTTCGTTATGCAATAGGTAGTGGTAGTCATAAAAATATGCTGTAAATGATTCATACAGTTGTAAGATATAGCTACTTTTTTCGTGTCGGTTTAATGAATATTCACTATCCTTATTAGGCCTACCTACGTAAACAGTGATTAAAGGCGCGGGCAAATGATCATTGGCAAGCAATTGGTCCTCATTTTCGTAGATGTGATAGCTAATTAAAACTATACCATTTTGATCTTTTGGATCGCCATGAAATTCTACAGTATCAGTCTTTAGAAAATAATGATCATCATTGATAGTAAAAGAAGTATTGTTAATAATTGGATCAAACAATGCTTCAATTTCATTTGCTAGTTTGTCAATAATTGCAGCTTGCTTTTGACGTTCGAGATATGTTTGATACATTTGAAAGCTTATGAAGATTGCAAGGATACTGATGAGCACTATTTTTTTAAGCAAATAAAATCACCTCAAGTAAAATCTTACCATAAAAATATTTTGTAGTTACTACTTTAAACCATTTAGGAGCAAGAAGTTCGAGGAAGCGAGCGAGACAATCCCCTCATGTACATAGATGTACATGAGGATGATTGACGAGTGAAGCTGACGAAGAAATTCGCCGCTTATCAATTGCCGACTTAATTCAGTAATATACATAGACAGACTTTGATTAACAAACAATGTATGCAGAAGGCTCTTTTCGTAAACATTGCTCCTGCGGTTACTCGTCGCACAAAAAAAATTGTTGCTTTTTATTCTAAAATAATCGGAAAAGTATCTTAGATGAAGATATCACCCAATGAATTAATTAAGAAAAGAGCAATACCTACTAAATTAGTGGTAAACTCTTAGTATTTTGTGTAAAAATCCGGCTTTTGGGATTTTAACGAAACCAACAAAAACTTTGCGAAATAAACAGCCATTTAGAAAGGGGGAGTGAAAATGGATAAAAAAGAAAAAGAGCAAGTTCCAAATGTGTCTGGGAGTTTCCAAGTCTCAAGTGAAAAGCAACAAGAAGATTTAATAGAAGCTGAGAAGAAATTAGATGAAGAATCGCTCTATTACGCTCGTTTATTTATGGAAGACTAAAGAAATCAAAAACTCCCAACTCAAGAAAGAGAGGGAGTTTTATTTGTAAATTTATAAGTTTTTTTACCTATCGATAAGTTTAATTATTATAGTAATAGTCTAGCTCCAGTCGCCTTGGGCTTTTCTTCTTACTTTTGTTTTTCCATTGGTGTTACCAGAAGTAATTCTTTATTACTAAAATCAGGATCAAAAGACCGTACCACAATTTTACCGAAATATATCTCTTCAGGATTTCCATCGGCCTCGTTATACAATATATATTCAAAGTTAATGTCGGTATCAAAACCTCCACCGGTAATCGGATCGTATTTTACAGAAATATATTGTAAATACTCATCATTTTCAGTTGGGGGTGTAAATACATCATAATAGTGGATTTGAACCCCATCAATAAGTGGGTGTGGTAGACCAAGTGCTTGAATGCTATCAAAAAATTGTTTGATCTGTTCATTTTCTGAGCTAGTTAATTCTTGAGAGCCCTTGTTGTTGACTATTTCATGGATAAAAACTTTGGTTGAATCCTTTACCGCATCACTTCCAATGAAGAAAAATGAACTGATGATGATGGTTCCAATGATGAGTATAAAGGCAATGATGGCAAATTGTTTCAAAAATCACTTCCTATTATTTATTCTTTTCTTCTATTTTTGGATTTAAGTCGTCAATCAATCTTTCGGCAACACGACGATAAAAGTTACTCGTGCTTACTAATGTAGAGATGAGTAACACGCGTTCTAAATACTCACGATCATCGCTATCTAATCGAGAGACTTCTTCGGCTACCTCTGTTACTTGGGTCAAAACATTCTCTTTGACATCCGCCACATTTTTTGCAAAAAGCTGAAGGTAACTATTATAAAAGGATTCAATATTCATTTCATCGTTAACAACCCGATCATTTATACCTTCTAAAGCTATCTTAATGTCATTGATCGATAAGGCGCCTTTTAATTGA
Protein-coding sequences here:
- a CDS encoding branched-chain amino acid transport system II carrier protein, with protein sequence MFGPSGKVLLGIIVLLACFTTCIGLTIACSQYVTKHTTKVSYKTSVTAIILFSLFVSNLGLNQIITLSVPVLVMVYPITIVLVSLAFLHRFFNGSKLVYQGSILFTCLVSGYEGLTMYGLKLNLLDKLIIQLPFSELGLAWLVPAFVGGLVGLIITKYNDKAVKTKPKQKAA
- a CDS encoding multidrug resistance efflux transporter family protein, which encodes MKEIAIGILASMFFAVTFILNRSMELSGGSWLWSSSLRFFFMVPPLFLIVLLRKNMRQLFNEMVKQPLPWLVWSFTGFVLFYGSITFAAAYGPGWLVAGTWQITIVAGILLGPLFFEVHGNEKVRKKIPLRALLISSFILVGIILLQFQNFGSVSSFSILIGVLPVILAAFAYPLGNRKMMEVCGGRLDTFQRVFGMTLATLPFWFIIAGVGFVQVGPPPTDQIIQSFIVGISSGVIATSLFFIATNRVRNDHSKLASVEATQSIQVIFVVIGEVLLLSSPLPNAVATGGLVIIITGMLLHSYNANKPSSKAVLQELTKMN
- a CDS encoding RNA polymerase sigma factor, encoding MDDRVYFYQEMNMKEISDVLNISINTVKSRLLRGKDALKRKLERGGKLE
- a CDS encoding DUF6232 family protein; amino-acid sequence: MSEIIYYKSENGRIAVADDYIRISHMKFKIDELTSGEALIGRPDQSINIALAVIGVFCILLGKIRAGQLSQIIDVNVLFSAVNYFDLTGLVIILLALLMTLPQKEHYAMQLRFKNGRKKNIVLKDFQDKLEISEINKAIKQAIRYATYRNETKL
- the brnQ gene encoding branched-chain amino acid transport system II carrier protein, encoding MLFALFFGAGNLIYPPFLGMESGTTFWLAIMGFVLTGVGLPILAIAAIALVKGGAEGLASRVHPLFSFVFITVVYLAIGPFFAIPRGATVAYEIGFRPFVQGGTFESIALFLFTLIFFALVYVVCLNPTKIVDRVGQWLTPALLLAIVSLAVASFFKLDGPAQEVSEKYSTAPFFTGFLEGYLTMDTIGSLAFGIIVINALKERGIHDQGELMKHSVRIGIIAGLGLAFVYIAIGLLGVKMASYGSFEMEVPFLQVVQNFCLDQVEKFCLEL
- a CDS encoding polysaccharide deacetylase family protein, with translation MVTGKVVYDLIDERWLKKKPQLGKPSNKVVVTFDDGPSRQLPAILDILGEKSVPAIFFWQTKLLHPLRPWQRVIDEGHEIGSHTINHQNLTKLTFSEQFRQILSSITKIEKITGRKVRYFRPPFGQYNEDTMVILQELGLIPVMWEISSYDWENTAQSEDIINNVVNYTKRDSIILLHETKQTVVVLPKIIDGLRNKGFEFSLLE